One part of the Sorangiineae bacterium MSr11954 genome encodes these proteins:
- a CDS encoding class I SAM-dependent methyltransferase: MKPQSVRLGAVQETLLIPLYGRAQETRKKRALLRDPKAVAMVDAIDYDFRKFDSARSLYGSVLRTAMLDEWIRAFIARNPEGTVIEVGAGLNTRFERLDNGTIHWVDLDLPDSMDLRRKFFQETERRRLVAASVLDEDWKAIVRDAPGPYFFVVEAVFMYLTGAEVRHALTNIARAFPDSRIAFDTAGRHILANQHRHDVMKKMEARFTWACDEPRELESLGLRLLDSRTLLNPQPDLAARLPFAHRYLMPLMYSFIRKAMRAYTINLFETAPHSTEAAARPSREAPTAA, translated from the coding sequence ATGAAGCCGCAATCCGTTCGCCTGGGCGCCGTGCAGGAAACCCTTCTCATTCCGCTCTACGGGCGCGCGCAGGAGACGCGAAAGAAGCGCGCCCTCCTGCGCGATCCCAAGGCGGTGGCCATGGTGGACGCCATCGACTACGACTTTCGCAAATTCGATAGCGCGCGAAGCCTCTATGGGTCCGTGCTTCGAACGGCCATGTTGGACGAATGGATTCGGGCGTTCATCGCTCGAAACCCGGAGGGGACGGTCATCGAAGTAGGGGCGGGGCTGAATACGCGCTTCGAGCGCCTCGACAATGGAACGATCCACTGGGTCGATCTCGATCTGCCGGACTCGATGGACCTGCGGAGAAAGTTCTTCCAAGAGACCGAACGACGCCGGCTGGTCGCCGCGTCGGTGCTCGACGAGGACTGGAAGGCCATCGTCCGAGACGCGCCAGGGCCCTACTTTTTCGTGGTCGAAGCGGTGTTCATGTACCTCACCGGCGCCGAGGTGCGCCATGCGCTGACGAACATCGCCCGCGCCTTCCCCGATTCGCGGATCGCCTTCGACACGGCGGGCCGCCACATCTTAGCCAACCAGCATCGCCACGACGTGATGAAAAAGATGGAAGCGCGCTTCACGTGGGCCTGCGACGAGCCGCGCGAGCTCGAGTCGCTCGGTCTTCGCCTCTTGGACTCGCGCACGCTCTTGAACCCGCAGCCCGATCTGGCGGCGCGGCTCCCGTTCGCGCACCGCTATTTGATGCCGCTCATGTATTCGTTCATTCGCAAAGCCATGCGCGCGTACACGATCAACCTGTTCGAGACCGCGCCCCACTCAACGGAGGCGGCGGCGCGCCCATCGCGTGAGGCGCCGACGGCGGCGTGA